Part of the Syntrophorhabdaceae bacterium genome, AGGGCCCAGATGCCCTCCTGGCGACCTTTGAGCATTTCCACGCTTTTGGTCTCGGTGCCCGTTTTCTGCAACCGATGGTAAATTCTTTTCACCGTGCCTTCATCAACCATGCTATCGGGGTCTCCCACATGAATAAGGAGCAGGAAGGCGGCAAGCTCACCCTGTCTTCCCTCTGAGGTTTTGAGAGCGCTTGTCTCAAGCGCCTTGCTGGTGGCCGTTGCGTAGATACGGGCAACGGTGAAATAGGCGAGGCCGACCGTCACAGGGCCGGTGAGATTGATGTACGTATTGGTAAAGTTTATTGTGGCGTAGCTCACGCCGAGCAGGATGAACTGCGACGCACCAAACAAGGGATCTATCCGGTCGCGTCTCACATTACGATAGAAGCCGAATGCGGCAGCCCAGACAATGGCCAGGGCGAGGAGCGGATAAACCGTGCGCCCTTCCGGGTAGCGCAGATAGTCGCCATGTTTCATGTTGTCGATGGCCGTGGCCAGAATTTCAACGCCCGGATGAAGACGGCTCATGGGGGTAGGCTTGACATCAAACAGACTTGGCGCCGTGGAGCCTATGAGTACAATCTTATCCGTAAACTCATTCTGAGGACGTTTCCTGTTCTTGCTCGTCATGTCGTCAAAGACATCGCTGAAGGTGACGGTCTGGTACGAAAACGGTTTGCCTCTCCAGTTGAGGAGCACGCGCTCGACAGAGGGTTCCGCGTATCCCAAACCGCCGACGACCCGGGCCGGAAGGGACGGCACTTTCCAGCCATAATCGTCCCGATAAACCGTATATTCCCGCACGGTGCCGTCAGGATCAGGGTAAATGTTATGGAGCCCTATGCGCCCCCCTTGCAGAATTGATGCAAAGTGCGGCAGGATTATGCCTATGGTGGCGTCCTGGCGTGCATCCTGAGAAAGCTGCGTGACACCGGGGATCATGCTCGCTTTGATCTGGCTCAAGGCGTCGCTTGCCTGGTCAAGACGCAGCATAGGAAAAAACGTGTTTGTTGTCCTGGATACGGCGTGATCAAAGT contains:
- a CDS encoding CHASE2 domain-containing protein; this encodes MNYPADLSHRIRRFISGLSQRMAMRLKSNFYIYLAVVFSLLIVIDAVFLHITTNMRQAAFDAMVRYRIVVPKPDKDIIIVDINEASLSAMAKEYGRWPWPRQVLGEFLDHLEDERPKAVVFDILFSDPDIYNPDSDAYFDHAVSRTTNTFFPMLRLDQASDALSQIKASMIPGVTQLSQDARQDATIGIILPHFASILQGGRIGLHNIYPDPDGTVREYTVYRDDYGWKVPSLPARVVGGLGYAEPSVERVLLNWRGKPFSYQTVTFSDVFDDMTSKNRKRPQNEFTDKIVLIGSTAPSLFDVKPTPMSRLHPGVEILATAIDNMKHGDYLRYPEGRTVYPLLALAIVWAAAFGFYRNVRRDRIDPLFGASQFILLGVSYATINFTNTYINLTGPVTVGLAYFTVARIYATATSKALETSALKTSEGRQGELAAFLLLIHVGDPDSMVDEGTVKRIYHRLQKTGTETKSVEMLKGRQEGIWALFEQTLAVSWVVPADDRSARDRVTKDIDHVTTSLNSILPNGTGVRKQAATWFVHEGRISGGKEAREGWRTLFAEAQLRWHEAAVQDGGN